In Arachis hypogaea cultivar Tifrunner chromosome 17, arahy.Tifrunner.gnm2.J5K5, whole genome shotgun sequence, a single window of DNA contains:
- the LOC112766322 gene encoding autophagy protein 5, protein MSGAATVSSSEAHKLVWEGSVPLLIHLHDSEVTTLPPPPPALVLAPRLGYLPLLISQLKPYFSTTLPPGVDTLWFEYRGLPLKWYIPTGVLFDLLCVEPERPWNLTVHFRGYPSNLLLPCEGEDSVKWSFINSLKEAAYVTKGNCKNVMNMSQSDQVELWRSVLNGNLESYQRVSSKLKLGTFEDEYTENISAVSTASQQNSGEADAAAQVKSGRIPVRLYVWTVTEDFDDLESAPQIDNWDKISYINRPVEIQKEDGKYFSLNDAIKSLLPEYFPGSSFDNLGDASTKQSVGDEGENTCDPDSSSLPLENAEIKLVRIQGIEPCLEIPFSWVVNNLMNPEYFLHICVCLKVSEANALQ, encoded by the exons atgagcgGCGCTGCCACTGTTTCTTCGAGCGAAGCCCACAAGTTGGTTTGGGAAGGCTCCGTCCCTCTTCTCATTCATCTCCATGATTCCGAAGTCACCACTCTCCCTCCTCCTCCACCCGCTCTC GTATTGGCACCTCGGTTAGGGTACTTGCCATTGTTGATTTCTcaattgaagccttatttcagcACCACGCTTCCTCCTGGAGTTGATACGCTTTGGTTTGAGTACAGAGGACTTCCTCTCAAATG GTATATACCAACTGGAGTTCTTTTTGATCTTCTATGTGTGGAACCAGAAAGGCCGTGGAATTTAACA GTACACTTTAGAGGATATCCTAGTAATTTGTTGCTTCCTTGTGAAGGTGAAGACAGTGTAAAGTGGAGCTTTATTAACTCACTAAAAGAG GCTGCATATGTAACAAAAGGGAACTGCAAGAATGTCATGAACATGTCCCAATCTGATCAGGTGGAGCTCTGGCGCTCTGTGTTAAATG GTAATTTGGAATCTTATCAGCGGGTGTCATCTAAGCTTAAGCTTGGAACTTTTGAAGATGAATATACTGAAAATATTAGTGCAGTCTCAACTGCGTCTCAGCAAAATAGTGGGGAGGCAGATGCTGCTGCACAAGTGAAGAGTG gAAGAATTCCTGTTCGGTTATATGTATGGACTGTCACTGAGGACTTTGATGATTTAGAAAGTGCACCTCAAATTGATAATTGGGACAAAATCTCTTACATCAATCGACCTGTTGAGATTCAGAAGGAAGATG GCAAATACTTCAGCTTAAATGATGCAATCAAATCCCTTCTTCCCGAGTATTTTCCAGGAAGTTCCTTCGACAATTTAGGAGATGCAAGCACCAAGCAAAGTGTAGGAGATGAGGGAGAAAATACATGTGATCCTGACTCATCTTCCCTTCCTCTCGAGAATGCCGAAATCAAGCTCGTGCGCATTCAAGGCATAGAACCATGTTTGGAGATACCCTTTTCTTGGGTAGTTAACAACTTAATGAACCCTGAGTATTTTCTTCACATCTGTGTTTGCTTGAAAGTTTCAGAAGCCAATGCCTTGCAATAG